Proteins from a genomic interval of Cupriavidus sp. WKF15:
- a CDS encoding RNA chaperone Hfq produces the protein MKKETRPPRNSRKLQHQQLAPHAVSRAPVVVYLCNGTRLQGVVIALDDYLLMLAKDVHDSKPLVVYKHAIAMITPAGAGGEALPAPEADTAPGFVPIYMPRKRRRR, from the coding sequence GTGAAGAAGGAAACCAGGCCCCCGCGAAACAGCCGGAAGCTGCAGCACCAGCAACTTGCGCCCCATGCTGTCAGCCGCGCTCCGGTCGTCGTCTATCTGTGCAATGGCACCCGGCTGCAAGGCGTGGTGATCGCCCTGGACGACTATTTGCTGATGCTCGCGAAGGACGTGCACGACAGCAAGCCGCTTGTCGTATACAAGCACGCCATTGCCATGATCACACCGGCCGGCGCCGGGGGCGAAGCCCTGCCTGCGCCCGAAGCCGATACGGCGCCGGGGTTCGTGCCTATCTATATGCCGCGCAAGCGCCGGCGGCGATAA
- the fliS gene encoding flagellar export chaperone FliS — MFARQAINAYAQVGVQTGAMSASPHKLITMLYDGARAAIARAKFHMEAGEIVAKGNAISKAIEIIDNGLRAVLDHEAGGEISANLESLYEYMVRRLMLANLRSDVALLNEVDALLENLASAWAQIDEAAQQADHQPALQGN; from the coding sequence ATGTTCGCCCGCCAAGCCATCAACGCCTACGCCCAGGTAGGCGTCCAGACCGGCGCCATGAGCGCCAGTCCGCACAAGCTGATCACGATGCTGTATGACGGCGCCCGCGCCGCCATCGCACGGGCGAAGTTCCACATGGAAGCCGGCGAGATCGTGGCGAAGGGCAACGCCATTTCCAAGGCAATCGAGATCATCGACAACGGCCTGCGCGCAGTGCTGGACCATGAGGCAGGCGGCGAGATTTCCGCCAACCTCGAATCCCTGTACGAATACATGGTGCGCCGGCTGATGCTGGCCAACCTGCGCAGCGATGTGGCGCTGCTCAACGAAGTCGATGCATTGCTGGAGAATCTGGCCTCCGCCTGGGCACAGATCGACGAAGCTGCACAGCAGGCGGACCACCAACCTGCCCTGCAAGGCAACTGA
- the fliF gene encoding flagellar basal-body MS-ring/collar protein FliF — protein MTAAMSLSGRSGDMIERLKANPRLPMMLGGAALAAAIAVGVLWSRAPDYKVLYSNLSERDGGAVLQSLQQMNVPYKFSEGGGAVMVPADKVHEMRLRLASQGLPKSGTTGLELMDNQKFGISQFAEQVNYQRGLEGELARSIESIAAVQSARVHLAIPKPTLFVRERQKPTASIVLQLYPGRAIDEGQVAAISHLVSSSVPELTPKAISIVDQHGNLLSNSGNERMLDATQLKYVQALEQNYLKRIESILTPIVGKDNVRAQVTADVDFSIVEHTDESYKPNQDPTHAAIRSQQTSESNQQGATPPGGVPGALSNQPPAPAAAPITTAQTPRAGQAPGQAGAPAQPQGAQAGQAQGATTSASSGPSSNRRDSTVNYELDRTVRHVQQAPGGVRRLSVAVVVNYRPQPDAKGKMVAQPLPPAMLAQIQNLTKEAMGFSTERGDSINVVNSPFTVDREVTPELPLWKQPEMIDLAKTGAGYLLLALLALFAWFKVARPILRRYTTPPVPVPALAEETTAELLPPEEPANPEVLRLAAKYESDLALVRDAAQRDPRLVASVIKNWIGNDLR, from the coding sequence ATGACCGCGGCAATGTCCTTGTCCGGCCGCTCGGGCGACATGATCGAGCGCCTCAAGGCCAACCCCAGGCTCCCCATGATGCTCGGCGGCGCCGCACTGGCCGCGGCCATCGCCGTCGGGGTGCTGTGGTCGCGCGCGCCGGACTACAAGGTGCTGTACAGCAACCTGTCCGAGCGCGACGGCGGCGCGGTGCTGCAGTCGCTGCAGCAGATGAACGTGCCGTACAAGTTCTCCGAAGGCGGCGGCGCGGTGATGGTGCCGGCCGACAAGGTGCATGAGATGCGCCTGCGCCTGGCCTCGCAGGGCCTGCCCAAGAGCGGCACCACGGGCCTGGAACTGATGGACAACCAGAAGTTCGGCATCAGCCAGTTCGCCGAACAGGTCAACTACCAGCGCGGGCTCGAAGGCGAGCTGGCGCGCTCGATCGAGTCGATCGCCGCCGTGCAGTCGGCGCGCGTGCACCTGGCCATTCCCAAGCCGACGCTGTTCGTGCGCGAACGCCAGAAGCCGACCGCGTCGATCGTGCTGCAACTCTACCCGGGCCGCGCCATCGATGAAGGCCAGGTCGCGGCGATCAGCCACCTGGTGTCGTCGAGCGTGCCGGAGCTGACGCCCAAGGCAATCTCCATCGTCGACCAGCACGGCAACCTGCTGTCGAACAGCGGCAACGAGCGCATGCTCGACGCCACCCAGCTCAAGTACGTACAGGCGCTGGAACAGAACTACCTCAAGCGCATTGAATCGATCCTGACGCCGATCGTCGGCAAGGACAATGTGCGCGCCCAGGTGACGGCCGACGTGGACTTCTCGATCGTCGAGCACACCGACGAGAGCTACAAGCCGAACCAGGATCCGACCCACGCGGCCATCCGCAGCCAGCAGACCAGCGAATCGAACCAGCAGGGCGCCACGCCCCCGGGCGGCGTGCCGGGCGCGCTGTCCAACCAGCCGCCGGCACCCGCCGCGGCCCCGATTACCACCGCGCAGACGCCGCGGGCCGGCCAGGCGCCGGGCCAGGCCGGCGCACCGGCCCAGCCGCAGGGAGCGCAAGCGGGCCAGGCCCAGGGAGCGACGACTTCCGCTTCGAGCGGCCCGAGCAGCAACCGACGCGATTCCACCGTCAACTACGAACTCGACCGGACCGTGCGCCACGTGCAGCAGGCGCCGGGCGGCGTGCGCCGCCTGTCGGTGGCGGTGGTGGTCAACTACCGGCCACAGCCGGACGCCAAGGGCAAGATGGTCGCCCAGCCGCTGCCGCCGGCAATGCTGGCCCAGATCCAGAACCTCACCAAGGAAGCCATGGGCTTCTCGACCGAGCGCGGCGACTCGATCAACGTGGTGAACAGTCCGTTCACCGTCGATCGCGAAGTGACGCCTGAACTGCCGTTGTGGAAGCAACCCGAAATGATCGACCTGGCCAAGACCGGCGCGGGCTACCTGCTGCTGGCGCTGCTGGCACTGTTCGCCTGGTTCAAGGTGGCGCGCCCGATCCTGCGCCGCTACACCACGCCGCCAGTGCCGGTGCCTGCACTGGCTGAAGAGACCACGGCCGAACTTCTGCCGCCCGAAGAGCCGGCCAATCCGGAAGTCCTGCGGCTGGCCGCGAAGTATGAAAGCGATCTCGCCCTGGTGCGCGACGCCGCACAACGCGACCCGCGCCTGGTCGCCAGCGTAATCAAGAACTGGATTGGCAATGACCTCCGCTAA
- a CDS encoding flagellar protein FliT, translating into MTHFSPIVTCYEEILVLSGRMFEAAQAADWDTVTEQQRGYLALVDRLRQLDHEAPFSDAERMRRYQLLDRILTYDARIRDLAVPELRRIGSLLTSSRRQFELSAAYGATA; encoded by the coding sequence ATGACTCACTTCTCCCCCATCGTCACTTGCTACGAGGAAATCCTCGTGCTGTCTGGCCGCATGTTCGAAGCCGCACAAGCCGCAGACTGGGATACCGTCACCGAGCAGCAGCGCGGCTACCTGGCACTTGTCGACCGGCTGCGCCAGCTCGACCACGAAGCCCCGTTCTCCGACGCCGAGCGCATGCGCCGCTACCAGTTGCTGGACCGCATCCTGACCTACGACGCACGCATCCGTGATCTGGCCGTGCCTGAACTCCGGCGCATCGGCAGCCTGCTGACCAGCTCGCGCCGCCAGTTCGAGCTGTCGGCCGCCTACGGCGCGACCGCATAA
- a CDS encoding EscU/YscU/HrcU family type III secretion system export apparatus switch protein: MSEADPGRGAALALSYQTDDKAPRVIAKGYGVVAEAIIARAREAGVYVHGSPTLVNLLMQVDLDSHIPPQLYVAIAELLAWLYQLEAGTDAPA; encoded by the coding sequence ATGAGCGAAGCCGATCCGGGACGCGGCGCCGCCCTTGCGTTGTCGTACCAGACCGACGACAAGGCGCCGCGCGTGATCGCCAAGGGATACGGCGTGGTGGCCGAGGCCATCATCGCGCGCGCGCGCGAGGCCGGCGTCTACGTGCACGGCTCGCCCACGCTCGTGAACCTGCTGATGCAGGTGGACCTGGACAGCCACATCCCGCCGCAGCTTTACGTGGCCATCGCGGAGCTGCTGGCCTGGCTCTACCAGCTCGAAGCCGGCACCGACGCGCCGGCCTGA
- the fliH gene encoding flagellar assembly protein FliH encodes MPMSERGLAARLALRESPAGADADGFAAFEPPRRTRGAGWQRWNMGSLDPRDAMREIVQQAPAEPAPPPIDFAALEAMREGARKEGYAQGYTQGQTQGYGDGHREGYARGLEGARNEAARLHGLAENFRKALAGVDREVSDALVSLALDVARQLVRARVEDDPEVLLPAVRELLTSEPALSGSPCLLLHPEDVGLVEAHMQGELDAAGWTLRADPAVARGGCIASAASGELDARLETRWTRVVKAMGRDDPWEPRHD; translated from the coding sequence ATGCCTATGTCTGAGCGCGGCCTGGCCGCACGTCTCGCGCTGCGCGAGAGCCCCGCCGGCGCCGATGCCGACGGCTTTGCCGCCTTCGAGCCGCCGCGCCGCACGCGCGGCGCCGGATGGCAACGCTGGAACATGGGGTCGCTGGACCCGCGCGACGCGATGCGCGAGATCGTGCAGCAAGCGCCCGCCGAGCCGGCGCCGCCCCCGATCGACTTCGCGGCGCTCGAAGCGATGCGCGAAGGCGCCCGCAAGGAAGGCTACGCGCAGGGCTATACCCAGGGCCAGACCCAGGGGTACGGCGACGGCCACCGTGAAGGCTATGCGCGGGGCCTGGAAGGCGCGCGCAACGAGGCCGCGCGCCTGCACGGCCTGGCCGAAAATTTCCGCAAGGCACTGGCCGGCGTTGACCGGGAAGTGTCCGACGCGCTGGTCTCGCTGGCGCTTGACGTGGCGCGCCAGCTCGTGCGCGCGCGCGTGGAAGACGATCCCGAAGTCCTGCTGCCCGCCGTGCGCGAACTCCTGACGAGCGAACCGGCGCTGTCCGGTTCACCCTGCCTGCTGCTCCACCCGGAAGACGTTGGCCTGGTCGAAGCCCATATGCAGGGCGAACTCGATGCGGCCGGATGGACCCTGCGCGCGGATCCGGCCGTCGCCCGCGGCGGCTGCATTGCCAGTGCCGCCAGCGGCGAGCTCGACGCCAGGCTGGAAACCCGCTGGACGCGCGTGGTCAAGGCCATGGGCCGCGACGATCCGTGGGAGCCCCGGCATGACTGA
- the fliG gene encoding flagellar motor switch protein FliG, whose protein sequence is MTSAKAASSATGLQKSAVLMMAIGEDAAAEVFKHLSQREVQELGSAMAELRSVTREEMAVVLSEFRGETEQYLALNVDSSSFIRSVLNKALGEERAQSVIEDILESRDPGSGIDSLNWMDATSVAELIREEHPQIIATILIHLDRQKASEVLSLFTDRLRNDVILRIATFGGVQPGALQELTDVLSKLLSGQSLKRSRMGGVRTAAEIINLMSTAHEEAVIDGVRLHDGDLAQKIIDEMFLFENLLEVDDRGIQRVLKEIATESLIVALKGAPQELRDKFIRNMSTRAGEMLREDLDALGPVRVSQVEAEQKAILQVVRRLADAGEVQIGGGDDAYV, encoded by the coding sequence ATGACCTCCGCTAAAGCCGCCTCCTCCGCCACCGGCCTGCAGAAGAGCGCCGTCCTGATGATGGCGATCGGCGAGGACGCCGCCGCCGAAGTGTTCAAGCACCTGTCCCAGCGCGAAGTGCAGGAGCTGGGCTCGGCCATGGCCGAACTCCGGTCGGTGACGCGCGAAGAAATGGCCGTGGTGCTGAGCGAGTTCCGCGGCGAGACCGAGCAGTACCTGGCGCTGAACGTCGATTCGAGCTCGTTCATCCGCAGCGTGCTGAACAAGGCGCTGGGCGAAGAGCGCGCCCAGTCGGTGATCGAGGACATCCTGGAATCGCGCGACCCGGGCAGCGGCATCGACTCGCTGAACTGGATGGACGCGACCTCGGTGGCCGAACTGATCCGCGAGGAACATCCGCAGATCATTGCCACCATCCTGATCCACCTGGACCGCCAGAAGGCGTCCGAGGTGCTGTCGCTGTTCACCGATCGCCTGCGCAACGACGTGATCCTGCGTATCGCCACGTTCGGCGGCGTGCAGCCGGGCGCGCTGCAGGAGCTGACCGACGTGCTGTCCAAGCTGCTGTCGGGCCAGAGCCTGAAGCGCAGCCGCATGGGCGGCGTACGCACGGCGGCCGAGATCATCAACCTGATGAGCACCGCGCACGAAGAGGCCGTGATCGACGGCGTGCGCCTGCACGACGGCGACCTGGCGCAGAAGATCATCGACGAGATGTTCCTGTTCGAGAACCTCTTGGAAGTCGACGACCGCGGCATCCAGCGCGTGCTCAAGGAAATCGCCACCGAATCGCTCATCGTCGCGCTCAAGGGCGCGCCGCAGGAGCTGCGCGACAAGTTCATCCGCAACATGTCCACGCGCGCCGGCGAAATGCTGCGCGAAGACCTGGATGCGCTGGGCCCGGTGCGCGTGTCGCAGGTCGAGGCCGAGCAGAAGGCCATCCTGCAGGTGGTAAGACGCCTGGCCGATGCCGGCGAAGTCCAGATTGGCGGAGGAGACGATGCCTATGTCTGA
- the fliE gene encoding flagellar hook-basal body complex protein FliE translates to MTTLSPIEGMLQQLRGLAQTATGNSSQAAAPVAAGGFAGELQRSLSRINASQERAYGLSEAFELGKPGVALNDVMIELQKANVSFQTGVQVRNRLVQAYQEMMNMPV, encoded by the coding sequence ATGACCACGCTCTCTCCCATCGAAGGCATGCTGCAGCAACTGCGCGGCCTGGCCCAGACCGCTACCGGCAACAGCTCGCAGGCCGCCGCGCCGGTTGCTGCCGGCGGCTTTGCCGGCGAACTGCAGCGCAGCCTGAGCCGTATCAATGCGTCGCAGGAACGCGCCTACGGGCTGTCCGAAGCGTTCGAACTGGGCAAGCCGGGTGTGGCGCTCAATGATGTGATGATCGAACTGCAGAAGGCCAATGTATCGTTCCAGACGGGGGTGCAGGTGAGGAACCGGCTGGTGCAGGCGTATCAGGAAATGATGAATATGCCGGTGTAA
- a CDS encoding flagellar hook-length control protein FliK — protein sequence MTGILLPPGLTSAQTLDPQQLRTGLSTLDKVALLQPVLDASKSGVQNSTDQAIRNSQAARAANGQPGQNTLLPGASTRESLSFAARAILTLMDGTPPQPLRSAGPVLPAPPTAGSSAAVATALAALVDESGLFYESHLSQWVAGARPLASILQQPQAPLGQPAQPNAPFLPPGAKAGPDAPMLTYSGPSASSGSAPPDLPRAPGPTIPASQLLAEALAAPGNPRVAHSHAPAEQGVRQGTGSHSSYSKDASPADGMPSRPSAGSVATQAYQPTADAARAPAQAAAPRHSVLMDLGAGTGAAQQQAPQDPAIHPSTEATVRQQLELLATQQFRFAGEAWPGTPMEWDITRRDDGTAGQDASDAARQWSSRLQLQLPRLGLVEVVLTLGPNGLEARLATAETDVAARFIEARPQLRNQLEAQGIVLRQLNVETRDSMDDGGTA from the coding sequence ATGACCGGCATCCTCCTCCCTCCCGGGCTGACTTCCGCCCAGACGCTCGATCCACAGCAACTGCGCACGGGTCTCTCCACGCTCGACAAGGTCGCGCTGCTCCAACCCGTGCTGGACGCGTCCAAGTCGGGCGTGCAGAACTCGACCGACCAGGCCATCCGCAACAGCCAGGCAGCCAGGGCCGCCAACGGCCAGCCTGGCCAGAACACGCTGCTGCCGGGTGCCTCCACGCGCGAGTCCCTTAGCTTTGCCGCGCGCGCGATCCTGACGCTGATGGATGGCACGCCTCCCCAGCCCCTGCGCTCGGCCGGCCCCGTGCTGCCGGCACCGCCGACGGCGGGCAGCAGCGCGGCCGTGGCGACCGCACTGGCCGCGCTGGTGGATGAGAGCGGACTGTTCTACGAATCGCACCTGTCACAGTGGGTCGCGGGTGCGCGCCCGCTGGCCAGCATCCTGCAGCAGCCGCAAGCGCCGCTCGGGCAACCGGCCCAGCCCAACGCACCGTTCCTGCCGCCAGGCGCCAAAGCCGGGCCGGATGCACCGATGCTGACTTACAGCGGCCCATCGGCCAGCAGCGGTTCGGCACCGCCGGATCTGCCGCGTGCCCCCGGCCCGACCATTCCCGCATCGCAACTGCTCGCCGAAGCGCTCGCTGCACCGGGCAACCCGCGTGTCGCCCACAGCCACGCGCCGGCCGAACAGGGGGTGCGTCAGGGAACGGGTTCGCACTCCTCTTACAGCAAGGACGCATCGCCGGCGGACGGCATGCCGTCGCGGCCCTCCGCCGGCTCGGTCGCGACGCAGGCCTACCAGCCCACTGCCGATGCCGCGCGCGCACCGGCGCAGGCCGCGGCGCCGCGCCACAGTGTGCTGATGGACCTTGGCGCCGGCACCGGGGCCGCCCAGCAGCAAGCACCCCAAGACCCCGCGATTCACCCGTCCACCGAGGCCACCGTGCGCCAGCAGCTCGAACTGCTGGCTACCCAGCAGTTCCGCTTCGCCGGCGAAGCCTGGCCCGGCACGCCGATGGAATGGGACATCACGCGCCGGGACGATGGCACCGCCGGACAGGATGCGTCGGATGCCGCCCGCCAGTGGTCCAGCCGCCTGCAGCTGCAACTGCCCAGGCTCGGCCTGGTGGAGGTCGTGCTGACGCTCGGCCCGAACGGCCTGGAAGCGCGCCTGGCCACCGCCGAGACCGACGTCGCCGCGCGCTTCATCGAGGCACGCCCGCAGTTGCGCAACCAGCTCGAAGCACAGGGCATCGTGCTCCGGCAACTGAACGTGGAAACACGTGACAGCATGGACGACGGAGGTACGGCATGA
- the fliD gene encoding flagellar filament capping protein FliD yields MASISSLGVGSNLDLNTLLSQLQTAEQAPLDAINAQAKSYQAKLSAFGQVQSVVSAYQAAAKKLADATTFAAVKATVGSTDVISVSTASNAVPGNYSITVGTLATAQSLVSGGVADQKTAIAGSGGDIVFDFGEALATDATATPTSTKKVTIAANASLADIRDAINKAGIGVTASIVNDGSSTPYRLVLTSDKTGTQATMRVSSATTELNNLVAFDPAPTATSNAMEQKVPPANATLKINGIDVVSQSNTVVDAAQGVTMSLTKTGTTSLTITRDNDSIKSSIQAFVTAYNNIQSTAQTLTAFDTTAKTSAALTGDSTLRSIQQRLRSMLGGTMPNGNGGTITLADIGIKFDAKEGTMSLDDTKLTKALNTNLGGVTAMFSSTTDTGGIGKRVSDYVDGLTQTNGTLKNAQDGITQTLKDLEKNYNSTQDRITATMDRYKAQFTQLDLLVSQMNRTSSYLTQQFSALSNSNK; encoded by the coding sequence ATGGCATCGATCTCCTCCCTCGGCGTTGGCTCCAATCTGGACCTGAACACCCTGCTTTCCCAGTTGCAAACTGCCGAGCAGGCTCCTCTCGATGCCATCAACGCGCAGGCCAAGAGCTACCAGGCCAAGCTGTCAGCCTTCGGCCAGGTGCAAAGCGTGGTAAGCGCCTACCAGGCCGCCGCCAAGAAGCTCGCCGACGCGACCACTTTTGCCGCCGTCAAGGCGACCGTGGGTTCGACCGACGTCATATCAGTGTCTACGGCGTCCAATGCAGTGCCCGGCAACTACAGCATCACCGTCGGCACGCTTGCGACGGCCCAATCGCTGGTCAGCGGCGGGGTTGCGGACCAGAAGACTGCGATTGCAGGCAGTGGCGGCGATATCGTGTTCGATTTCGGCGAGGCGCTGGCCACCGACGCAACGGCCACGCCGACGAGCACGAAGAAGGTCACCATTGCCGCCAACGCCTCATTGGCCGATATCCGAGATGCCATCAACAAAGCCGGCATCGGCGTCACGGCAAGCATCGTCAACGACGGCAGCAGCACGCCTTACCGCCTGGTCCTGACTTCGGACAAGACCGGTACGCAGGCCACCATGCGCGTATCGTCGGCAACCACCGAGTTGAACAACCTGGTTGCCTTTGATCCTGCCCCGACGGCCACCAGCAACGCCATGGAGCAAAAGGTACCGCCGGCCAATGCCACGCTGAAGATCAACGGCATCGACGTCGTGAGCCAGAGCAATACCGTGGTCGACGCCGCGCAGGGCGTGACGATGAGCCTGACCAAGACCGGCACCACGTCACTGACGATCACGCGTGACAACGATTCCATCAAGTCGTCAATCCAGGCATTCGTCACGGCGTACAACAACATCCAGAGCACGGCCCAGACGCTGACGGCGTTCGACACGACAGCAAAAACGTCTGCCGCGCTGACCGGCGACAGCACGCTGCGCTCGATCCAGCAGCGCCTGCGCTCGATGCTTGGCGGCACCATGCCGAACGGCAACGGCGGCACTATCACGCTGGCGGACATCGGCATCAAGTTCGATGCCAAGGAAGGCACCATGTCCCTCGACGACACCAAGCTGACCAAGGCGCTCAACACCAACCTGGGCGGTGTCACCGCCATGTTCTCGAGCACGACGGACACCGGTGGCATCGGCAAGCGGGTGAGCGACTATGTCGACGGGCTGACCCAGACCAATGGTACGCTCAAGAATGCCCAGGACGGCATCACGCAGACGTTGAAAGACCTGGAAAAGAACTACAACAGCACGCAGGACCGCATTACCGCCACCATGGACCGCTACAAGGCCCAGTTCACCCAGCTCGACCTGCTGGTCAGCCAGATGAACCGCACCAGCAGCTACCTGACGCAGCAGTTCTCCGCGCTGAGCAATTCGAACAAGTAA
- a CDS encoding flagellar protein FlaG yields the protein MASSPTVTPIAVRLPSEVPTGAIATPVAADTQTRGGARKPDAERTKVSGVPAETSAAVGELVDVLKSTSISLRFEIDDITHRVITKVVDKETGELIRQMPTVEVLRIARAMDKLQGLFVSQAV from the coding sequence ATGGCGTCTTCCCCGACAGTGACCCCGATCGCAGTGCGACTGCCATCCGAAGTGCCCACAGGCGCCATTGCCACACCGGTTGCGGCAGACACCCAGACGCGCGGTGGTGCCCGCAAGCCCGATGCCGAGCGTACGAAAGTTTCCGGCGTACCCGCCGAGACGTCAGCGGCAGTTGGGGAATTGGTAGACGTGCTGAAGTCCACGTCAATCAGTCTTCGCTTCGAAATTGACGACATCACTCACCGCGTCATCACCAAGGTAGTCGACAAGGAAACTGGCGAACTGATCCGGCAGATGCCCACCGTGGAAGTCCTGCGGATTGCGCGCGCCATGGACAAGCTGCAAGGGCTGTTCGTCAGCCAGGCCGTGTAA
- a CDS encoding FliC/FljB family flagellin encodes MAQVINTNSLSLMTQNNLTASQSQLNTAIQRLSSGLRINSAKDDAAGQAIANRFTANIRGLTQAQRNANDGISLAQTTEGALTEVNNNLQRIRELSVQAANGSNSSSDLKSIQDEITQRLAEIDRTSQQTDFNGVKVLSSSAKPLSIQVGANDGETISIDLKQIDSSTLGLNGFTVANNSLSVSNPITTVAAGGAAAAVNVDLSAAATSLGVNAGSLSLRNVTGTGDYVVQSGNDYYAASVDQTTGAVKLNTVDITVADAANGNSAGSAVTGMLVKVGANAGGTATGYITIQNKNYAVAGSALADGGAAGTLNDNQTATTINLSANGATAANAEFTGAATASPLAKIDAALKTVDDLRSSLGAVQNRFDSAIANLGTTVTNLSSSRSRIQDADYATEVSNMTRANILQQAGTSVLAQANQTTQGVLSLLR; translated from the coding sequence ATGGCGCAAGTCATTAATACCAATTCGTTGTCTCTGATGACTCAGAACAACCTGACCGCTTCGCAATCGCAGCTGAACACCGCGATCCAACGCCTGTCGTCGGGCCTGCGCATCAACAGCGCCAAGGATGACGCTGCTGGCCAAGCCATTGCGAACCGCTTCACCGCCAACATCCGCGGCCTGACCCAAGCCCAGCGCAACGCCAACGACGGCATCTCGCTGGCGCAGACGACCGAGGGCGCGCTGACTGAAGTAAACAACAACCTGCAGCGTATCCGTGAACTGAGTGTGCAGGCTGCCAACGGCTCGAACTCGTCGTCGGACCTGAAGTCGATTCAAGACGAAATCACCCAGCGCCTGGCTGAAATCGACCGTACTTCGCAACAGACCGATTTCAATGGTGTGAAGGTTCTGTCGAGCAGCGCCAAGCCACTGTCGATTCAAGTCGGCGCTAACGACGGCGAAACCATTTCGATCGACCTCAAGCAGATCGACTCCTCCACCCTGGGCCTGAATGGCTTCACTGTCGCCAATAATAGCCTGAGCGTCAGCAACCCGATTACCACCGTTGCTGCCGGCGGCGCCGCGGCTGCCGTCAATGTGGACCTGTCGGCCGCTGCCACCTCGCTGGGCGTCAACGCCGGATCGCTGTCGCTGCGCAATGTTACTGGAACTGGCGACTACGTCGTCCAGAGCGGCAACGACTACTATGCTGCATCCGTCGATCAGACCACGGGCGCTGTTAAGCTAAACACCGTTGACATCACCGTCGCAGATGCAGCCAACGGCAATTCGGCTGGTTCCGCCGTAACGGGTATGCTCGTCAAGGTTGGTGCAAACGCCGGTGGTACCGCTACTGGCTACATCACCATCCAGAACAAAAACTACGCGGTTGCAGGTTCTGCACTGGCGGATGGCGGCGCGGCCGGCACGCTGAACGACAACCAGACTGCGACGACGATCAACCTGAGCGCCAACGGTGCTACTGCCGCCAATGCAGAGTTTACTGGCGCTGCTACCGCTTCGCCGCTGGCCAAGATCGACGCCGCACTGAAGACGGTTGATGACCTGCGCAGCTCGCTGGGTGCCGTGCAAAACCGCTTCGACTCGGCCATCGCCAACCTGGGCACGACCGTGACCAACCTGTCGTCCTCGCGTTCGCGCATCCAGGATGCTGACTACGCAACGGAAGTGTCGAACATGACCCGCGCGAACATCCTGCAACAAGCTGGTACGTCGGTTCTGGCGCAAGCCAACCAGACCACCCAAGGCGTGCTGTCGCTGCTGCGTTAA